From Cytophagales bacterium:
ACGCAAATATTGACCTGACGATCACCACCAACTTTTCAGACCAGGAAGTTTTCCTGCCTTTTCGTTTTTATGAAGGCCTTGCCCGGACGTTCCATTATTACAAGAGTTACTTCCTCCATCTCCACCCGTTCCGCCAGCGCCACCGGGATTACCTGCCGGAGAAAATCCACCGGCTCCTCCAGCCCTGCAGCAACTGCCATCCGGACTGCCACCCTGTCCATTAATACCAAGCGAGCCATTAGCGCCATCTACGCCACCAACTCCATCAGCGCCCGTACCTGCATCACCGGCAATTACGTTACATCTTACAATATCATAATCCGAACAATTGATCATGTGTATCCCATATACCGACATCCCTGTCCCTGCCGGAGCATCCTGTACCTGTATGGTAAGGTCCTGCATCCGGAAGTTTGAAACCGTATTCAGTTCAAAAGCTGTGATGCGCAACGGTGGGGTTTCAGGATTTGTATTATCCCTGTAAATGATAGTAGGAGCAGCATTGCTTTTAATATCCCAGTTTGTAGGATCATACCCACCTTCAATGGTAGTCGTGTTGGTGATGGAAATTGACTGGGAGATGTTGTAGGTACCCTGCCGCATTTTAATGGTGCTGTTGTTACATTGTGCCAGGTACAGACCTGTCAACAGGTCAGCAGGATTAGTACGTGTGCCATTACCAAAAGGACCCGAACCAGGAATCACCCACACGATATTACATATCGCAGCAGCAGGGGGTGGGTTCATCGTTACAAGGGCATAAGCTGTATCTTTACATCCAAAAGTATTTGTAACCTCTACCGAATAAGTAGTGGTAGAACCAGGAGAAACAATGATAGAAGTGGTAGTTTCGGTTGTGCTCCATAAGTATCCGGTTCCTCCTGAGGCAGTCAGGGTAACCGATGAGCCGTTACATAATACCGGTTCATCCGGAGTTATTGATGCCGTGGGAGTTGGATTTACGTTAATGGTATAAAATTCATGTCTTATACATGTTCCGGTTGCTGATTCTAAAGTGTATGTCGTGGTGGTGGCCGGGCACACATTGATAACGGTGGTTGTTTCACCTGTATTCCAGAGAACAGTATCAACCGAGTCGCCAACGGCAGTTAAAGTAACACATTCACCGGCACATATAGAACTCTGTGAAGCTGTAATAGTTGGGGGTGATGGACCGGGATTTACATAAATGGCATAGGAAAATGTTTGCTGCCCAATGATCGGGCAGGCGTCGTCAGCTACGGTTACGGTTAATAATATAGGCGATGCTCCTGTAACATTTCCATCATCAGGGCTTAAGCAGAAAGTTGCGACAGGATTTGGGGTGCCTTGTCCTGCAACGGTAAAAACTGCCCCGGCAATGCCCAGGTATGAAGCAGTTAAAGTCAAATTATTGGCATCAGGGTCATTGGCGTAAATATTAAAACAGGAAGTTTGGCAGGCCGTGACAGTAATATTGTAAACGGAGGTACTATCCACACCCGTAAGAACCGGAAGCGTATTGGAACAAGTCAAAATAGTAATCTGCATGTCTCTGACAACACTTCCAATAAGCACTCCATTGCGGTATTCTTCAATTAATAGCGCAAATACCCCATCAAATGGTGTAGAAGGTGCATTGGGAGTAAAAGTAATATCTCCCGTTACCGGATCTACTGTAAAAGGTATGCTTACAGGAAGTGGAGCAGTGGCCGTATAGGGACCTAAAAAAGAAACAGGTGTTGATACACTCTGCATAGGAGACACTAATGAATAAACTAATGAATCCCCGTCCGGTTCATAAGCACCGTTATTGAAAGTATATGACTGCCCGTTGCATGCAAACGGAACAGGCAGGTTGCTGAATACAGGGGCAGTATTGCACGGTGCGTCAATGCTATTCAGCATGGCTGCAAAATAAGAACTTTGGGATGAGGGACCGTTTAAATTATCAATGGCGGCATTCCTGCAGCAGGTGCTCCACGCAAAGATCCAGTCACTGCAGACAAATGGCAATATAGTAATTCCCTGGTAGACGTATTCCTCAATGCCTTTATCTGGTCCCCCGCTGCATGAAGAAGTACCCCCACAAGTCGGATCAATTACAGTGGGAGTTCCCGGTATTTTATTTAATGTAAATGCCGTGCCATTGCCACAAGACGAAGTGGGTGTAATGCTCATGGAGCCGGGGGCGTTAATACCATCACAGTCTCTGTAAAATTTTACGGTTACTAAGTAAGTACGGGTTACCGGGTCTAGACACTCGTAGCTGATATCAGCGCCTACGGAATGGGATGCAAAGGTCTTTGAAGCCTCTAACATTAATAATGTCAGCATGACTATTTTGGATACGATAAGTAGCGTTTTCATTTTTATTTATTTTAGAATTATATGAAAAACCATGCTATAAAATGTAAGTTGTAATTCAGTTGTAATTCAGTTGTTATACGATTGTATAACCATTGTATAACCATTGTATGACCATCAAATTACTATTGAATTACTATTGAATTACTACGAGTGACAATATTGTTTAATTCAACAAAGCATAATAACCCTTATTTATGCAACGAAATACTAGCTCAAACTATGGTAAACAGGTATGCTACTTCGCCTCAAAGATATATCTTTTTTGTTAATATTGATAGTTTTTCAAAAGTTTTTTATATTATTATTTATTTTAAATGAACACAAAATAACTGTTAGCAGACATTATTTTATTGTAAATTCACCTGATTATAAATCACCAATAGGGCAAAGATGATACCCGGGATCCAGAAGATTAAAGTTAATAACAGATCTACCCAGAAATTTATTGTAAGACTATTTTCGTATAAATATACCGATAAGGGTGGTAATAAAAAAGCTAATATTACACATAAAATGAATTTATCATCGTATTCAGGCCCGCTTTCTCTCCTTGCAACTTTTATGAGAGTTTTAGCCTGTTTCTTAAACTTTTTCTTTTCTTGTTTAGATAATTCAGGATCCGGTCTATAAGTAATATTTGCATTCGCTTTCACATTTGGAATTGTGGTCTTAATAAATGCAGGAGTTGTAATATCTCGCTTTGAGTTTGTGGTTTCAGAGATTGGTTGAGACAAACTGACTTCCAGAATGGGTTTTTCTATTTTTTGTTTTACAGGATAATGGGCTCTAACACTAAGTTGTGATTGTTTATGAGTATTACAAGCAAAAAGACACATTAGCGCTAAAAATAATAGTGGGATACTAATTAGTGTTTTCATATTCAAAAATAAATTCATTGCAAGCATGATAGTTTTTATCTGTTACCAATGTCATTTCCCTGCCATCAGATCCATCGGATGGCTCCAACCCTCATATCAGCAGAGCTATCTGATGGTATCCACCCCGCCTTGTCATTGTCTATTATCATGGTCATCATCTCATCCCAAACTCTTTGCGTATCCTATCCACGTAGTCCAGCTTCTCCCAGGTAAATGTTTCCACCTTTTTAATTATTTCTTTACCATTGACGTTGAAAGTCAAAGTTTTCTTCTGCGGCTCTCTTCCCATATGGCCATAAGCTGCGGTTTCTGAGTATATGGGTTCTTTCAATTTCAGCCTTTTAATGATGGATGCCGGTTTGAGGTCAAAAATATTTTCTACTTTTTTAGCTATTTCACTGTCTGCGATATTAACTTTTGAAGTGCCAAAAGTATTGAGATACAGCCTCATTGGTTTTGCTACTCCAATAGCATAAGATACCTGCACTTCTATTTCGTCAGCAATTCCTGCAGCGACTAAATTTTTTGCAACATGCCTTACAGCATAAGCAGCAGAACGGTCAACTTTTGATGGGTCTTTTCCTGAAAAGGCGCCTCCACCGTGAGCGCCTTTGCCACCATAAGTGTCAACAATGATCTTACGTCCTGTTAATCCCGTGTCGCCATGCGGTCCGCCAATTACAAACTTACCGGTTGGATTGACGTGGTAAACAATATCATCAGCAAAAAATTTCTTAAATTTATCAGGTACTTTCGCTTTTACTCTTGGAATTAATATCTGTATAACATCAGATTTGATCTTTTTAAGCATTGCTTCTTCCTCGTCAAAGTCATCATGCTGGGTGGATACTACGATGGTCTCAATTTTTACCGGTTTATTATTATCATCATACTGAATCGTAACCTGGGATTTGGAATCTGGCCTTAGGTAGGTCATTTGCCTGCCTTCTTTTCTTATCGCAGCCAGTTCCTTTAGCAGGAGGTGGGAAAGCTCAATAGGCAGAGGCATATAATTATCTGTTTCGTTGGTAGCATATCCGAACATCATGCCCTGGTCACCAGCGCCTTGCTCTTTGTGCAAACCTTTTCCTTCAACCACGCCCTGGTTAATATCTTCGGATTGTTCGTGTATTGCAGAGATCACCCCGCATGAGTCAGCATCAAACTGGTAATCTGATTTGTTGTACCCAATCTTATTGATCACCTCTCTGGCTATTTTTTGTACATCCAGGTAGGCCGTGCTTTTTACCTCACCGCTAAGTACGGTCAGGCCGGTAGTCACCAATGTTTCGCAAGCCACTTTTGAATTTGGGTCCTGGGCAATAAAATTGTCTACTAAAGCATCAGATATCTGGTCAGCGATCTTGTCCGGATGGCCTTCTGAAACTGATTCGGAAGTGTATGAATAAGCCATATTAATTTACGATTTACGATTTACGATTTACGAATTATAATTTACGATTGTCGCAATTTATTCTTAAATTTTGTATTATTAAGTAAGGATCATGTTTTTAAAACTCCGAAAGATAAATTCTTTTTTTTAATAAGAAAAATTTGATACCATATAAAATTAATATGTTTGAGTCCCTTCTAAAAAGTAAAAAATTGAAAAGAAATCGTTTCTCGTCCCGCAATATGCGGGACAAAGTTCGCAAAGGATTGAATATCAATTAGTTAAGTATATAACTTTGCGCTCTTTGCGCCTTTGCGAGAACCAAAAACACTTTTTAGAGTGGACTCATGTTTGCAATATCTAAATTAAAGAATTAATTTTGTGAAAATAAGCTATTAAAAAGTTTGATTGATATATTCCCCCTCCCCCAAAATAAATACTTTAAATGCACTTATCCACTGACTACCTATCGCTTTTCATAGTCTGCGCCATTGCCTGGCTTGTGCCTATGTTAAGCTCACAATTGAAACTTGACAAAATACCTACGGTGGTTGTAGAAATAATTGCCGGCTTTATAATAGGCTCAAACGTGCTAAACATCCTGCCAGATGAACCTTATCTACCCTTTCTCAGCTTAACAGGATTTATCTTTTTGATGTTTTTAAGTGGACTTGAAATTGATGTAAACCAGATATTTTCAACATTCCCAAGAAGAAAAATTACCTATACCCGGTTTTTAAAAAATCCGCTATTAGTTGGGACTACAATATATATTGTAACCCTGGTTTTATCTGTTGCAGCTGCAAAATTGCTTTCAAATTTTGTGGAAATTACGAACATCTGGTATTTCGCCCTGATCATGTCCACTTCATCGGTAGGTATCATAGTGCCTGTGTTAAAAAATCGCGGAGAAATAGGGCAGCATTTCGGACAAATGATCATTTTGGCTGCTGCTGTAGCTGATATCCTGAGCATTTTATTTTTCACCTTTACTGCTTCCTATTTGAAAAACGGATTTCATTTTAAGCTATTTTTAATTTTTATCCTGATCGTAGTATTCTTTCTTTCCTGGAGGATTGGAAAATATTTGGTAAGGATTCTCCCCATCAAACGACTCCTGTATCAACTTGCCCATGCAGCTTCACAAATACGGGTAAGAGGGTCAATACTTTTGATATTGCTCTTTGTCATTGTCTCTCAAAAGATTGATGCAGAAGTGATATTGGGTGCATTTCTGGCAGGAATAATTTTGTCAATATTTACTTCAAAAGACAGATCAACACTTATGATCAAGTTAGATGGGATTGGCTATGGTTTTTTTATTCCTATCTTCTTTATCATGGTGGGAGCAAACCTTGACATAAGTTCTCTTAAATCATTTGACAATTCATTTTTATTCTTAGGATTATTCCTGTTGTCACTCTATTTGGTTAAAGTATTACCCGCTTTTATTTGGACCAGGTTATTTGGATTTAAGAGAACGCTTTCGGGTGGATTGCTCCTATCTTCAAGGTTGAGCCTGATCATAGCTGCTGCTCAAATTGGCTTGCATCTTAACGTAATAACCCCGGCAATCAATGCTTCTATCATTATTATGGCGGTACTTACCTGCTTCTTTTCACCTATCCTCTATTCACAAATGAACCGTGGTAGAAAATTTAAAAATTACCAGGCAATTATAATTGGAGGCAGTAGTGTAGGCGTTTTGCTGGCAAGAAGAATGAATATGCACGGATTCTCTACTCCTATCATTGATTCCAATAAAGAAAAAGTTAAAGAATTATTATCCGAGGGATTTTATGCCATTCTTGGAAACGGAGCCGACAGGCATATTTATGAAAACCTGGACCTGAAACCTGAAAATTATGTGGTAGTGATGACCGATTCGGATAAAAAAAATCAAAGTATTTGCCAGTTACTCCGTAATGATCTGCAGCATGAAAATGTTATTACAAAAGTTAAGAGCGATAAATTAGCCGGCCGCTTAAAAAATCTCAACATTGAGACTTTAGACACTACCCGCATCATGGCGTCTACTATTGAGAACCTGATACTCCGCCCCACCACCTACCATGCCCTGGTTGATAGCTTTGAAACACTCACGGTAGAAGAAATTATAATCACCAATAAAGAGATTGATGGCACACAGGTTAAAGACCTTGCTTTCCACACTGATGGGCAATTGATGCTTGTTAGAAAAAATGATGAAGTGCACATTCCTCATGGAGAAACGTACCTGCATTTAGGTGATATCGTAACTGTTTTTGGTAATGATGAGGCGCTGGAAGATTTTAGGGGGAAGTTTGGGTAAAACGCATGGCCCCGCCAACTGGCGGGGCATAGAGCCCCGCCACAGGCGGGGTAAACATGGTGCATAGCGAAGATCCAGACGCAGCCGGGGGAGCAACCACAGATTAAAAAAAAGTAAAAAGTAAAAAGTAAAAAGTAAAAAGTAAAAAGTAGTATGATTATATGATTAGGAGGCTTTGAAAAACCTGGCTGGAATTCATCGTCAGACCACTAAGCCTGGGTTTGGGGTTGGAAAGTGGTCAGACGAATAGGACCACTAAGCTTGGGTTAAACTTCGGAAATCCCCACCCCCGCAGGCCAGTTGAGATTTCCGAAGGTTAAGCGGAACTACAAGAATGTTTTTTAAAAGAATTATTATTTTTATGATTGTAGATATTTTTTCTTTTAAATTAAACTTAATACAACTTACTGTAATTGAACTACACGAAGCTTTTAAGTAAAAAGTAAAAAGTAAAAAATATGAAAAATCTAAATTCAATTACTTAAAATGAAAAAAACTGCCTCCATATTTTTACTTTTTACTTTTATTCGTGTAGTTCTTTACCCCTAAATCCCCTAAAGGGGACTTGCCTACCCTCAAGCCATTCCCAAGTACTCGGGATAGGAGAGCGTGGGAATTCCCCCTTTAGGGGGTTAGGGGGTAGCGAAGAAAATAAGAAAAACATAAAATTCACTTTAGCTCATGAAAAAAACCCTTTTATCAATTACACTGTGTCTTTTATACACAGCAAATGGTTTAGCTGACAATAAAATTGACAGCTTAAAACATGCCTTCAAAACCGCCAAAGCAGACACCACCAAAATAGTTACCCTCAACCGCCTCTCCGAAGCCCTCTGGCGCACCGGTGAATACGACCAGGCGCTTGACTATGCCAGCCAGGCCCTCAATAAAATTGTCATCGCGTTGCGAGCCAGGGGCAGCCAAGGGGATGGAGCGAAGCAACCCTACAAAACACAACCAGGTGGAGCGAAGCGATCTCCTCAAATGTTAGGTTGGCTCAAAAAAGCAAAAGCCAGCGCTTACCACAATATTGGTGCAATTTACTATCTGCAGGGCAATTACCCCAAAGCCCTTGACCATTTCACCCAGAGCTTAAAGCTCAAAAGGCAGCTCAACGATAAAGCCGGCATTGCCAGCGCTTACAACAATATCGCTGGCATTTACGCGAAGCAAGGCAATTACCCCAAAGCCCTTGACCATCACACCCGAAGCTTAAAGCTCAAAAGGCAGCTCAACGATAAAGCCGGCATTGCCAGCGCTTACAACAATATCGCTAACATTTACTATAAGCAGGGCAATTACCCCAAAGCCCTTGACCTTTACACCCGGAGCTTAAAGCTCTCGAGGCAGCTCAACGATAAAGCCGGCATTGCCCGCGCTTACAACAATATCGCTAACATTTACTATGAGCAGGGCAATTACCCCAAAGCCCTTGACCTTCACACCCGGAGCTTAAAGCTCTCAAGGCAGCTCAACGATAAAGACGGCATTGCCCTCGCTTACAACAATATCGCTGTCATTTACGATGAGCAGGGCAATTACCCCAAAGCCCTTGACCATTACACCCAGAGCTTAAAGCTCTCAAGGCAGCTCAACGATAAAGCCGGCATTGCCCGCGCTTACAGCAATATCGGTACACTTTACACTACGCTTCCCGATAGCGTGCCGGGCATCGGCCGTGATTCAACAGAGCGGCTCTATGAAAGAGCGATGGAATTGCAGCAAAAAAGCCTGAATATAATGAAAGAGATCGGAGCTGCTGGGCTGATGACTCATGCGCTGAATGCCATCGGGGCGCTTTATATGAAGGTTGTAAAGTTGGAAGGTTTGGAGGTTAGAAGGTTGGAAGGTTGGAAGATGGCAGTAAAGTACTATGAGCAATCGGCACAGATAGCAGACTCAATAGGAGCAAAGCCGCAACTGATAGAGGCGTTTGAAAAGTTGGCAGTATGCAGTTGGCAGTTGGCAAGTCAGATGACAGCCGGCAATTGGCAATCTGCAAACAAGAGAGCGGATTTGTTGGAAAAGGCTTACGAATATCATGTAAAGTATGCGAAGGTAAAAGAGGAGGTGTTTAACGAAGATAAGAGAAAAGAGATGGGCCGCCAGGAGATGGCGCATGAGTATGAGCTTGAAAAGATAGACCAGCAGCAAAAAGATAAAGAAGCAGCAGCAGCCAAAGCCACCAAAGACAATATGCAATACATCGCCATGGTCATCGGGGTCTTTGCCATGTTTACCGCAGTTTTCTTTCTTGCCAATATACTCATGCCAGACTGGCTGGTAAATCTTGTAAGCTGGATACCTTTTGTAATGTTGTTTGAGCTTACACTTGTGTATTCAGACCCGTATATAGAAGTCCTCACAGGTGGTCAGCCCTTTTATAAGTTTTTGTTCAATACGAGTATAGCGGTTATACTGTTTTTTGTGCAGCATTACTTCCAGAATAAGCTGAAGCAGCGGATGTACAGGATCAGGAAAATGAAAGTAAAAAGTAAAAAGTAAAAAGAAATCCGTATTATTTGGTAAAATTAATCATTCTGTGAATTTCCGAAGTTTGCTTGTTCCCAAGAAGTTACTTCGGAAATCCCCACCCCCGCAGGCCAGTTGAGATTTCCGAAGGTTAAGCGGAACTACACGAATAAATTTAATTCTCAAATTCCAAGTGAGAAAAACACATAATACAAAGGGAAAGCGCCTTCATTTTTACTTTTTACTTTTTACTTTTTACTTATTTCTTGGGACTTGGGGCTTTTTCTTGCCTCATCTGCGGAAAGAAGATCACATCCTGGATTGAGCTGGAATTGGTCATGATCATGGTCAGCCGGTCTATGCCTATGCCAAGGCCTGCGGTTGGGGGCATGCCGTATTCCAACGCTTTTAAAAAGTCTTCATCAAGCACCATTGCCTCTTCATCTCCTTTTCCGGCAAGCGCTGCCTGATGTTCGAATCGTTTGCGCTGATCTACCGGGTCGTTTAATTCAGAGAAAGCGTTGCACAGTTCTTTTCCATTGCATATTACTTCAAAACGCTCTACCAGCCCCTCTTTGCTCCTGTGCTTCTTTGCAAGGGGTGACATTTCAATAGGATAATCCATGATAAAGGTAGGCTGGATAATGTTTGGCTCGCATTTTCCACTAAAAATCTCATCTATAAGCTTACCCTTACCCATCGTATTATCAACATCAATGCCGAGTTTGTCTGCAGTTTTTTTAAGCCCGGCTTCATCCATAGCTGAAATATCTGTGCCCGTATAATGCTCAATGGCTTCAAACATGGTAAACCGCTTCCAGGGGCGCTCGAAATTTAAAGTGGCAGTAAGCCCGCGCTGTTCCTCGCTGCTGCCACCGCTGCTACTACTGCCACTGCCACCGCTACTCGGATTACCCCCCCGCTGTTCCCCGCTGCTGCCACCGCTGCTACTACTGCCACTGCCACCGCTGCTCGGATTACCAATCCGAGCTACACCATGAAGGTCTATCGCCACCTTTTCTACCATTTCTTCTACAAGATCCATCATCCACAAATAATCTTTATACGCTACATACAGTTCCATTTGCGTGAACTCCGGGTTATGGGATCTGTCCATTCCTTCGTTGCGGAAATCTTTGCCAAACTCATAGACACCGTCAAAGCCGCCTATAATGAGTCGTTTAAGATATAATTCGTTGGCAATGCGCAGGTATAAGGTCATATCTAATGTATTGTGGTGGGTTGTAAAAGGCCTTGCAGCAGCTCCACCATAAAGGGGCTGCAAAATGGGTGTTTCAACTTCAAGATAAGCTTTATCATTCAAAAATTCTCTTATTGAATTGATAAGCCTGGTTCTTTTCACAAATACATCCCGCACATCAGGATTGACAATAAGGTCCACATACCGCTGCCTGTACTTACTTTCAGGGTCGGTGAAAGCGTCATGAACTTTTGCTTCACCTTCCTGGTCAGTTGATTCTTTAATAATGGGCAAAGGCCTGAGCGACTTGCTCAGCACTGTTAATTCTTTCACATGAATTGTGACCTCCCCAACCTGTGTTGTAAATACAAAACCCCTGATGCCGACCAGGTCTCCTATGTCAAGTAATTTTTTAAATACGGTATTGTACAAGCTTTTATCTTCTCCCGGACACAACTCATCCCTTTTTAAGTAGATCTGTATCCTGCCAGTTGCATCCTGGATCTCAGCAAAAGAAGCCGACCCCATGACTCTTCTGCCCATAAGCCGTGCAGCGATGGAGACGTTGCGCATAGCGCCTGGCCCCGCCAGTTGGCGGGGCATAGCGTTTGGCTCAGGACCCCGCCAACTGGCGGGGCTACGCTCTATGCGCTTTACACTTTGCGCTAATATCTCTTCTATGGTTACATTTACCTGGTATGTCTCAGGCGGGTATGGGTTTATGCCCAGTTTTATCAATTCCTCAAGTTCTGCGCGTCTTCTTTGTTGTTGTTCAGTTAATTGCATGGTGACAAAGTAAAGAATATTTTTCTTTAATTTATTAATATTTTATTTATTAAAATTGTACTTTTGTGCAAAACTAAAGGAGACCTTTGAAAAATCTACCAAAACTTGTCACAAAGACACGAAGACACTAAGTTTCACAAAAAATTATTAGTGTACCTTTGAGACTTTGTGGCATAAAATTTTAGAAAATGAATAAAAACATAATCTTCAGGAACGTGCTCATTGCACTATTAGCGTCATCAGGGATGACCGCCTGTGTCACTTCCAAAAAATATGATGATCTGTTGGCAAGAAAAATCAAATTAGATGAAGGCCTGCAAGGTTGTCAATCTGAACTTGAATCTCTGAATGTTAGTAATCAAAAATACAAGGACGAGATCAAAGAATTAAAAGGAGATAACAAGACGTTGAAATTAGATAATATGATCCTTCAAAAAACGCAAATTCTCTATAACGAGCTGAATGATACTTATGAAAAATTACTCAGGAATCATAGCGCATTAGTGTCACACAATACTTCTGAAACCGCCCAACTTTCTAAAGATCTGACTGGCCGGGAACAGGAGCTCCTGGATAGTAAAAGACAGGTCACAGAGCTGGAACATGATTTAAAACTTCGGGAAGAAAGAGTAAACGAGCTTGAAAAGATGATTGCAGATAAGGAAAAAGCTGTTAAAAAATTAAAAGATAAAGTAACTGGTGCACTTTATGGTTTTAAGGATAGAGATCTGTCAATAGAGGTTAAGAATGGTAAAGTTTATGTTACGATGGCACAGAATTTAATGTTCAAATCAGGCAGCTACCAGGTAGATCGTAAAGGGGAGGATGCGCTTCGAAAATTAGCCAGGGTACTCAGAGATCAATATGACATAAACATTATGGTAGAAGGTCATACCGATGATGTAGCAATCTCAGCAGGGACTTCCTGTATGGTAGACAACTGGGATTTAAGTGCGCTCAGGGCAACTGCAATTGTAAGAATACTCGCCAGCGAGGGTATCAACGCCAAAAGGTTGATCTCAGCTGGTAGAGGAGAATATATGCCTGTAGCCACAGGCACCTCTTCGGAAGCAAGAAGAAAAAACAGGAGAACTGAGATCATACTCACGCCCAAGCTGGATGAATTGTTCCGGTTATTGGAAATGAATTAAAGCGCAGAGAGTATAGCCCCGAGTAGTCGGGGTTCAATGCTCTGCCCTCTGCCCCATATCTATTGGTCAACTTCTTATGCTATAAGCAAATCATTTTTAATTTCCGAACAATATTTTAACCACATATAAAAACTTCTGAACTTTATAGACATAGAAAGTGTTTATATCTTGATTTTTAGTTATTTTTGAGTACTATTATTTGCATAATTATTTAAAATTTACTATATATAAAAATTCTACCAAACACCCAGAACCGAATACCAAGAACCCAGTAACTGGAAATAAAATGAAAACGACAAAATATATATTGTCTTTCATCTCTATTGTTGTATTGTATTTACCTATAGCCAATGCTCAATCAAAATTCATCCCTGATAAATATCATTATGACAAGGAATATACTTATGGTTTGAATGTTAACACCAATGGTGGGATTCTTGGGGGATTTACGTTCAAATATGCTAAATTTATTAAACCGGCAAGATATCATTCACTCTCTGTTGAAATTGTGAGTGTTAAGCATCCTAAGGAATTGAAAGATCTGGCACAGGCTACAGGTAACACATATATTCCAAAAAAACAAAACTATTTTTTTGTCATCCGGCCACAGTATGGAAGAGAATTTATCTTATTTAAAAAAAATAAACGAGATGATATTCAGATAGATTTTATTTGCTCATTTGGACCAGCCATTGGAATATTGAAGCCATATTATGTATTATATGACCTGAATGAATGTGATACCTTATTTTGTGAAAACAATGTTCAAAGTGTAGCTTATGTACCTGATTCTAATTATTTAAAACAATATATACATGGCAGTGGCGGATTTTTTAATGGTTTTGATCAGTCTAAGTTTAAATTAGGCGCTAATTTAAAAATATCCTTTAGCGTAGAATTTAGCAGCTACAAAAATAAAGTCAGCGGTATTGAAGCAGGATTTTTGTTGGAAGCGTATCCCTTTGATGAAGCCATAATAATTATGGGACTTCCCAACGAGAATGAAACATTGGATATCAATAAAAATTTCTTTTCATCTGCCTTTATTACAATTTATTATGGGAAAAGATTTCAGGCGCCATTGCCGGACTAAACCCTACG
This genomic window contains:
- the lysS gene encoding lysine--tRNA ligase, which gives rise to MQLTEQQQRRRAELEELIKLGINPYPPETYQVNVTIEEILAQSVKRIERSPASWRGPEPNAMPRQLAGPGAMRNVSIAARLMGRRVMGSASFAEIQDATGRIQIYLKRDELCPGEDKSLYNTVFKKLLDIGDLVGIRGFVFTTQVGEVTIHVKELTVLSKSLRPLPIIKESTDQEGEAKVHDAFTDPESKYRQRYVDLIVNPDVRDVFVKRTRLINSIREFLNDKAYLEVETPILQPLYGGAAARPFTTHHNTLDMTLYLRIANELYLKRLIIGGFDGVYEFGKDFRNEGMDRSHNPEFTQMELYVAYKDYLWMMDLVEEMVEKVAIDLHGVARIGNPSSGGSGSSSSGGSSGEQRGGNPSSGGSGSSSSGGSSEEQRGLTATLNFERPWKRFTMFEAIEHYTGTDISAMDEAGLKKTADKLGIDVDNTMGKGKLIDEIFSGKCEPNIIQPTFIMDYPIEMSPLAKKHRSKEGLVERFEVICNGKELCNAFSELNDPVDQRKRFEHQAALAGKGDEEAMVLDEDFLKALEYGMPPTAGLGIGIDRLTMIMTNSSSIQDVIFFPQMRQEKAPSPKK
- a CDS encoding OmpA family protein, whose protein sequence is MIFRNVLIALLASSGMTACVTSKKYDDLLARKIKLDEGLQGCQSELESLNVSNQKYKDEIKELKGDNKTLKLDNMILQKTQILYNELNDTYEKLLRNHSALVSHNTSETAQLSKDLTGREQELLDSKRQVTELEHDLKLREERVNELEKMIADKEKAVKKLKDKVTGALYGFKDRDLSIEVKNGKVYVTMAQNLMFKSGSYQVDRKGEDALRKLARVLRDQYDINIMVEGHTDDVAISAGTSCMVDNWDLSALRATAIVRILASEGINAKRLISAGRGEYMPVATGTSSEARRKNRRTEIILTPKLDELFRLLEMN
- a CDS encoding YqaE/Pmp3 family membrane protein produces the protein MCLFACNTHKQSQLSVRAHYPVKQKIEKPILEVSLSQPISETTNSKRDITTPAFIKTTIPNVKANANITYRPDPELSKQEKKKFKKQAKTLIKVARRESGPEYDDKFILCVILAFLLPPLSVYLYENSLTINFWVDLLLTLIFWIPGIIFALLVIYNQVNLQ
- a CDS encoding methionine adenosyltransferase, with the protein product MAYSYTSESVSEGHPDKIADQISDALVDNFIAQDPNSKVACETLVTTGLTVLSGEVKSTAYLDVQKIAREVINKIGYNKSDYQFDADSCGVISAIHEQSEDINQGVVEGKGLHKEQGAGDQGMMFGYATNETDNYMPLPIELSHLLLKELAAIRKEGRQMTYLRPDSKSQVTIQYDDNNKPVKIETIVVSTQHDDFDEEEAMLKKIKSDVIQILIPRVKAKVPDKFKKFFADDIVYHVNPTGKFVIGGPHGDTGLTGRKIIVDTYGGKGAHGGGAFSGKDPSKVDRSAAYAVRHVAKNLVAAGIADEIEVQVSYAIGVAKPMRLYLNTFGTSKVNIADSEIAKKVENIFDLKPASIIKRLKLKEPIYSETAAYGHMGREPQKKTLTFNVNGKEIIKKVETFTWEKLDYVDRIRKEFGMR
- a CDS encoding tetratricopeptide repeat protein, whose product is MKKTLLSITLCLLYTANGLADNKIDSLKHAFKTAKADTTKIVTLNRLSEALWRTGEYDQALDYASQALNKIVIALRARGSQGDGAKQPYKTQPGGAKRSPQMLGWLKKAKASAYHNIGAIYYLQGNYPKALDHFTQSLKLKRQLNDKAGIASAYNNIAGIYAKQGNYPKALDHHTRSLKLKRQLNDKAGIASAYNNIANIYYKQGNYPKALDLYTRSLKLSRQLNDKAGIARAYNNIANIYYEQGNYPKALDLHTRSLKLSRQLNDKDGIALAYNNIAVIYDEQGNYPKALDHYTQSLKLSRQLNDKAGIARAYSNIGTLYTTLPDSVPGIGRDSTERLYERAMELQQKSLNIMKEIGAAGLMTHALNAIGALYMKVVKLEGLEVRRLEGWKMAVKYYEQSAQIADSIGAKPQLIEAFEKLAVCSWQLASQMTAGNWQSANKRADLLEKAYEYHVKYAKVKEEVFNEDKRKEMGRQEMAHEYELEKIDQQQKDKEAAAAKATKDNMQYIAMVIGVFAMFTAVFFLANILMPDWLVNLVSWIPFVMLFELTLVYSDPYIEVLTGGQPFYKFLFNTSIAVILFFVQHYFQNKLKQRMYRIRKMKVKSKK